A stretch of Usitatibacter palustris DNA encodes these proteins:
- a CDS encoding MtrB/PioB family outer membrane beta-barrel protein: protein MNRKLIAILVANVFAAATSPAFAQSSDFSVTGTASVGGIMTDTNAVDASKLNEYQDLSSGLMTLFDIRGRGSRYWFDLFGENLGRDDQYIAMRGGLYDVFKYRLSSDSLRHNFLFNGRTPYSGAGSDIQTAAPPFPRLNQGTWNNIDMGYKRRDDAGMFEYQGTDPWYFRVDGNQVTTKGTKPGAASQGLSPGNGFVDLSLPVDYVTRNVSVEGGYTTRTMHFNVSWMTSKFETDNEAVTWQNGYWGNGIDRTALAADNKYTRVMANATFRQLPLATTLAARYTSDELESDVGLPGSVLSTTTGGTSPTGATSSTFGGKVTNKTLTLSAVSAPMKALDTRLYYNYRERDDESSTVSFENGAYVTEPFSYEKDNYGFEAFYRLDRGNRIGVGYDYLETDREGRSDFDRTKDRRLFAEWKSTSLEDLSARLKYQRLERESNFLHANDGTSSTDVNYLNRYVTAFDLSNVDQDLWKLTLDWTPFANLDLGFEGIIKNNKFKDNSLGRLKDDRREIYVNASYAIPGGARFTVFGDSEEIKYDSTHRIIGSGTTTGAYDPASPANASNYNWSGKIKDRNWAVGAAFDCPMGEKLSIKASAIYYKTDGTVDLALQDGVPTSVTRPLPIADWDDTRRTSFTLKAVYAFSKTWSFTAGYAYERYEYKDSQFDGYRYTIPASTNQDSYLSGVYANPQYKANFLYGLVNYRF, encoded by the coding sequence CTGATGACCCTGTTCGACATCCGCGGACGCGGCAGCCGATACTGGTTCGACCTCTTCGGCGAGAACCTCGGCCGCGACGACCAGTACATCGCGATGCGCGGCGGCCTCTATGACGTCTTCAAGTACCGCCTCTCCAGCGATTCGCTGCGCCACAACTTCCTCTTCAACGGTCGCACGCCCTACAGCGGTGCCGGCAGCGACATTCAGACGGCGGCCCCCCCCTTCCCGCGCCTCAACCAAGGCACGTGGAACAACATCGACATGGGCTACAAGCGTCGCGACGACGCGGGCATGTTCGAGTACCAGGGAACCGATCCGTGGTACTTCCGCGTCGACGGCAACCAGGTGACCACGAAGGGCACGAAGCCCGGCGCCGCTTCGCAGGGCCTGAGCCCGGGCAACGGCTTCGTGGACCTCTCGCTTCCAGTCGACTACGTCACGCGCAACGTGAGCGTCGAGGGCGGCTATACGACCCGCACGATGCACTTCAACGTGTCGTGGATGACCAGCAAGTTCGAGACCGACAACGAAGCCGTCACCTGGCAGAACGGGTACTGGGGCAACGGGATCGACCGCACGGCGCTCGCGGCCGACAACAAGTACACGCGGGTCATGGCCAACGCCACGTTCCGGCAACTGCCGCTCGCGACCACGCTCGCCGCGCGCTACACCAGCGACGAGCTGGAGAGCGATGTGGGACTCCCGGGTTCCGTCCTGAGCACCACCACGGGCGGCACGTCGCCGACCGGGGCGACGAGCAGCACTTTCGGCGGCAAGGTGACCAACAAGACCCTGACGCTCTCGGCGGTGTCCGCGCCGATGAAAGCGCTCGACACGCGGCTCTACTACAACTACCGCGAGCGCGACGACGAGTCGTCCACGGTGAGCTTCGAGAACGGCGCCTACGTGACCGAGCCGTTCTCGTACGAGAAGGACAACTACGGATTCGAGGCCTTCTACCGCCTCGATCGCGGCAACCGCATCGGCGTGGGCTACGACTACCTTGAAACGGACCGCGAGGGCCGGAGCGACTTCGACCGAACCAAGGACCGGCGCCTGTTCGCCGAATGGAAGAGCACGTCGCTCGAGGATCTTTCCGCGCGCCTGAAGTACCAGCGGCTCGAGCGCGAATCGAACTTCCTCCATGCCAACGACGGGACGAGCAGCACCGACGTCAACTACCTCAACCGCTACGTGACGGCGTTCGACCTTTCGAACGTGGACCAGGACCTCTGGAAGCTCACGCTCGACTGGACGCCGTTCGCGAACCTCGACCTGGGCTTCGAAGGCATCATCAAGAACAACAAGTTCAAGGACAACTCGCTGGGCCGGCTCAAGGACGACCGGCGTGAAATCTACGTGAACGCGTCATACGCGATTCCCGGCGGCGCCAGGTTCACCGTGTTCGGCGACTCCGAGGAGATCAAGTACGACTCGACACACCGCATCATCGGCTCAGGCACGACGACCGGCGCGTACGATCCGGCCTCTCCCGCGAACGCGAGCAACTACAACTGGTCGGGGAAGATCAAGGACCGCAACTGGGCGGTGGGCGCTGCGTTCGACTGCCCGATGGGCGAGAAGCTCTCGATCAAGGCCTCGGCCATCTACTACAAGACCGACGGAACCGTCGACCTCGCGCTGCAGGATGGCGTCCCCACTTCGGTCACGCGGCCGCTTCCGATCGCCGACTGGGATGACACGCGGCGCACCTCGTTCACGCTCAAGGCGGTGTACGCCTTCAGCAAGACGTGGTCCTTCACCGCGGGCTACGCGTACGAGCGCTACGAGTACAAGGACTCCCAGTTCGACGGATATCGCTACACCATCCCGGCGTCGACCAATCAGGACAGCTACCTCTCCGGCGTCTACGCCAACCCGCAGTACAAGGCCAACTTCCTCTACGGGCTGGTGAACTACCGCTTCTGA
- a CDS encoding c-type cytochrome: protein MKASIAIVTTVVLGAGLGLVAVSAQGSEELAKKSGCMTCHDVAAKKVGPAFKDIAAKNKGKEDAVVAKLAKHHGGEKASADDRKALAKWVLSQ from the coding sequence ATGAAAGCCAGCATCGCGATTGTCACCACCGTTGTCCTCGGCGCGGGCCTCGGCCTGGTCGCGGTTTCGGCCCAGGGCTCGGAAGAGCTCGCCAAGAAGAGCGGCTGCATGACCTGCCACGACGTGGCGGCGAAGAAAGTCGGCCCGGCGTTCAAGGACATCGCCGCGAAGAACAAGGGCAAGGAAGACGCGGTTGTCGCCAAGCTCGCCAAGCACCACGGTGGCGAGAAGGCAAGCGCCGATGACCGGAAAGCGCTCGCGAAGTGGGTGCTGTCGCAGTAA
- a CDS encoding NapC/NirT family cytochrome c, producing MAAENGNPGFLKRTWHRLRSPSAKWSVLGLLVVGFVIGSVAIIGTQVMVNVTGTDKFCGTACHSMQWVAKEHRDGIHGTNRTGVAATCHDCHIPKDYPYLLFYKARAGIKDVIGEMRGVIDTEAKFKAARMEMAKHVWEEYAGNNSQACRNCHVFTKEVLAKQKEMVRPIHATVMEGKATCIDCHKGIAHTAP from the coding sequence ATGGCCGCAGAGAACGGAAATCCTGGCTTCCTGAAACGCACCTGGCATCGCCTTCGCAGTCCGAGCGCGAAGTGGTCCGTGCTGGGCTTGCTCGTGGTGGGCTTCGTGATCGGATCGGTGGCGATCATCGGCACGCAGGTCATGGTCAACGTCACGGGTACGGACAAATTCTGCGGAACGGCCTGCCACTCGATGCAATGGGTCGCGAAGGAGCACCGCGACGGTATCCATGGCACCAATCGCACCGGCGTGGCCGCCACGTGCCACGACTGCCATATCCCGAAGGATTACCCCTACCTCCTCTTCTACAAGGCGAGGGCCGGCATCAAGGACGTCATCGGCGAGATGCGCGGGGTGATCGACACCGAGGCGAAATTCAAGGCGGCCCGCATGGAAATGGCCAAGCACGTGTGGGAGGAATACGCCGGCAACAATTCCCAGGCCTGCCGCAACTGCCACGTCTTCACGAAGGAAGTACTCGCCAAGCAGAAGGAAATGGTGCGGCCGATCCACGCCACGGTGATGGAGGGCAAGGCGACGTGCATCGACTGCCACAAGGGCATTGCGCATACAGCGCCCTGA
- a CDS encoding radical SAM protein: MPGRAVESYRAPLFIAWQLTNRCSARCITCCEESGPDKAWRDELSRDEALRLAGAIVEAGIPYAAFGGGEPLGVPHAYDIFEVLTRGGVSLKLETDGSRIDEAGADRIAALRIQCIQISVDGATAATHERVRPGSSFAAAVGAIERLARRGMKSQFVFAPTRFNLHEIVAAYDLAGELGCEAFVTGPLMRLGRAALSWETVSPDPAAWTAAVEALRARALETRSTVELSIYPWDILQEVRTRLDSPQAMLLVVPNGKVKLLNALPFAPADLRHDSIEQAWDAYRAAWKSAEVRDFIGRCATEPALLRHANETWPVHAA; encoded by the coding sequence ATGCCGGGGCGCGCGGTCGAGTCGTACCGCGCGCCCCTTTTCATTGCCTGGCAGCTGACCAATCGATGCAGCGCCCGCTGCATCACCTGCTGCGAGGAATCCGGTCCCGACAAGGCGTGGCGCGACGAGCTGTCGCGCGATGAGGCGTTGCGCCTGGCTGGCGCGATCGTCGAGGCGGGCATTCCGTATGCGGCCTTCGGCGGCGGCGAACCGCTCGGCGTCCCGCATGCGTACGACATCTTCGAGGTCCTCACGCGTGGCGGCGTTTCGCTGAAGCTCGAGACCGACGGCAGCCGCATCGACGAGGCGGGGGCCGACCGCATCGCCGCGCTTCGCATCCAGTGCATCCAGATTTCCGTCGATGGCGCGACGGCCGCAACCCACGAGCGCGTCCGGCCCGGATCGAGCTTTGCAGCCGCCGTCGGCGCGATCGAGCGCCTTGCCCGTCGCGGGATGAAGTCGCAGTTCGTGTTCGCCCCCACGCGCTTCAACCTGCACGAAATCGTCGCCGCCTACGATCTCGCGGGCGAGCTCGGCTGCGAGGCCTTCGTCACCGGCCCCCTGATGCGCCTGGGCCGCGCGGCGCTCTCCTGGGAAACGGTTTCCCCCGATCCCGCCGCGTGGACCGCGGCTGTCGAGGCCCTGCGCGCACGTGCGCTGGAGACGCGCTCGACGGTGGAGCTGTCGATCTATCCCTGGGACATCCTGCAGGAGGTGCGCACGCGCCTCGACAGCCCGCAGGCGATGCTGCTGGTCGTGCCCAACGGCAAGGTGAAGCTGCTCAATGCGCTGCCATTCGCGCCGGCCGACCTGCGCCACGATTCCATCGAGCAGGCGTGGGACGCCTATAGGGCTGCGTGGAAGAGCGCCGAGGTGCGCGACTTCATCGGCCGATGTGCCACCGAGCCCGCCCTCCTGCGCCACGCGAACGAAACCTGGCCCGTTCATGCCGCATGA
- a CDS encoding radical SAM protein, with translation MSHRIDALRSPLLITWQLTRDCDLACLHCCTDSAPGKRLPDELTREEALRLADDIVANEVPYVMLAGGEPLVAPHFFEVAESLGSRGVQLKIETNGQRFDAAIAQRLAKLPIRSIQISLDGDTEEVYAKQRPGGSLARAHEACHAVREAGLPLEITFAPTRINLHEARAVIDRARSFGAFRFNSGRLMRVGTAARHWNKVAPAEDAWVAFRTLLREAASQTGMEMCFEPFSLEEALASSLGDPPATLLVLPNGWVKVAAALPQACADLRRESLAEAWGAYQRAWHEATMAAAVRDAVADESRHARANVWQLLPLVNA, from the coding sequence ATGAGCCATCGCATCGATGCGCTGAGGTCGCCACTGCTGATCACGTGGCAGCTCACGCGCGATTGCGATCTCGCTTGCCTGCATTGCTGCACGGATTCGGCCCCCGGCAAGCGCTTGCCCGACGAGCTCACGCGCGAGGAGGCGCTGCGCCTGGCCGATGACATCGTCGCCAACGAGGTGCCCTACGTGATGCTGGCGGGCGGCGAGCCGCTCGTGGCACCGCATTTCTTCGAGGTCGCCGAGTCGCTGGGCTCGCGCGGCGTGCAGCTCAAGATCGAAACGAACGGCCAACGGTTCGACGCGGCCATTGCGCAGCGCCTCGCGAAGCTGCCGATCCGCTCGATCCAGATCAGCCTCGATGGCGATACCGAGGAGGTCTATGCGAAGCAGCGGCCGGGAGGCTCGCTCGCCCGGGCGCACGAGGCGTGCCACGCGGTCCGCGAAGCAGGCCTGCCACTGGAGATCACCTTCGCCCCGACCCGAATCAATTTGCATGAGGCCCGTGCCGTGATCGACCGGGCGCGCTCGTTCGGTGCATTCCGCTTCAATTCGGGACGGCTCATGCGGGTGGGAACCGCCGCGCGCCATTGGAACAAGGTGGCGCCAGCCGAGGACGCCTGGGTCGCCTTCCGGACACTGCTCCGGGAGGCGGCGTCGCAAACCGGCATGGAGATGTGCTTCGAGCCCTTCAGCCTTGAGGAGGCCCTCGCCTCGAGCCTCGGGGACCCTCCGGCCACGCTCCTGGTGCTCCCGAACGGCTGGGTGAAGGTCGCCGCCGCCTTGCCGCAGGCCTGCGCGGACCTGCGGCGGGAGAGCCTTGCCGAGGCGTGGGGGGCCTATCAACGCGCGTGGCACGAGGCTACAATGGCGGCAGCCGTGCGCGATGCGGTTGCCGACGAGTCCCGGCACGCGCGAGCGAATGTGTGGCAGCTGTTACCGTTGGTCAATGCCTAG
- a CDS encoding prenyltransferase: MSAAPRPVAETGFAARLWRIASLVRYRFFLYAGLLPYLLGAAWAWAIAGAFDTAAFWSAFGGVVLSVIGVEAFNEYFDARMGTDRVFNPEDIPPIAQAVFWIGTVAFAGALAVGVYLAWHIGWPIIVFALLGGAAAIFYEAPPIRWSYRGLGELVIALSYGPWMVLGSLYLHTRSVSWEAFAASLVPACFIMALAVVNAIPDFHQDRLVGKRNLVVRFGREPAVRLYLGLAIAGLAIVLIGVVAKMFPVGCLAALLAAPLVVTSARTSLRHHSAPREFLPAMRAMVLAYLVATGGFALGIVAQAVR; this comes from the coding sequence TTGAGCGCAGCGCCCCGTCCGGTCGCCGAGACGGGTTTCGCGGCGCGGCTCTGGCGCATCGCGAGCCTGGTCCGCTACCGCTTCTTCCTCTACGCGGGGCTACTTCCCTACCTGCTCGGCGCCGCGTGGGCGTGGGCGATCGCGGGTGCGTTCGACACCGCCGCCTTCTGGAGCGCGTTCGGTGGCGTGGTGCTGAGCGTGATCGGCGTGGAAGCGTTCAATGAATACTTCGACGCGCGCATGGGCACCGATCGCGTGTTCAATCCGGAGGACATCCCGCCTATCGCGCAGGCCGTGTTCTGGATCGGCACCGTGGCCTTCGCAGGTGCGCTCGCCGTAGGCGTGTACCTCGCCTGGCACATCGGCTGGCCGATCATCGTCTTCGCGCTGCTCGGCGGCGCCGCGGCGATCTTCTATGAAGCGCCGCCGATCCGCTGGTCCTACCGCGGGTTGGGCGAGCTCGTCATCGCGCTCTCGTACGGCCCGTGGATGGTGCTGGGGAGCCTGTATCTGCACACGCGCTCGGTTTCGTGGGAAGCGTTCGCCGCGTCGCTCGTGCCCGCGTGCTTCATCATGGCGCTCGCCGTCGTGAACGCGATTCCCGATTTCCACCAGGACCGCCTCGTCGGCAAGCGAAACCTCGTCGTGCGCTTCGGGCGCGAGCCGGCCGTGCGCCTCTATCTCGGCCTTGCGATTGCAGGTCTCGCGATCGTCTTGATCGGCGTGGTGGCGAAGATGTTTCCGGTGGGGTGCCTCGCCGCGCTCCTCGCGGCGCCGTTGGTCGTGACCAGTGCGCGCACGTCGCTTCGCCATCACTCCGCGCCGCGCGAATTCCTTCCGGCCATGCGCGCGATGGTGCTCGCGTACCTCGTGGCCACCGGCGGCTTCGCGCTCGGCATCGTCGCGCAGGCAGTGCGATGA
- a CDS encoding radical SAM protein — MSGSAAHSEDLAAPLYVAWQITNECNFACLHCIEESGPGKAFADELGREEVLGVIDQLMDNEVPYLSFSGGEPMLHPHFFEMVERVTTRGSQLKIETNGHYLTPENCARLKDLGVKAVQVSLDGASSATFGRMRVLGQFDRTVSGIRNLAAAGVPIEVNFSPASFNIHEAERIVDFAFELGAASFYSGRTMFTGNAVKAWRHLSVTDDQYAEYFQTLAVKRLEYRGRMQVNYHEAGLLEELRYRLEHPAALLIVLPNGLVKLINALPFICGDLRKESLAEVWANFRRAWHDPRVVSFVDELAVDPERTRTLHKWVHV, encoded by the coding sequence TTGAGCGGCAGCGCCGCGCACTCCGAAGACCTCGCCGCGCCGCTCTACGTCGCGTGGCAGATCACCAACGAGTGCAATTTCGCCTGCCTGCACTGCATCGAGGAGAGCGGTCCGGGCAAGGCTTTTGCCGATGAGCTCGGGCGCGAGGAAGTGCTCGGCGTCATCGATCAGCTCATGGACAACGAGGTGCCGTACCTCTCGTTCTCGGGCGGCGAGCCGATGCTGCATCCGCACTTCTTCGAGATGGTAGAGCGTGTCACCACGCGCGGCAGCCAGCTCAAGATCGAGACCAACGGCCACTACCTCACCCCGGAGAACTGCGCGCGCCTGAAGGACCTCGGCGTGAAGGCGGTGCAGGTGAGCCTCGATGGTGCATCGAGTGCGACGTTCGGGCGCATGCGCGTGCTCGGGCAATTCGATCGCACGGTCTCGGGCATCCGCAATCTCGCCGCGGCGGGCGTGCCCATCGAGGTGAACTTCTCGCCCGCGAGCTTCAACATCCATGAAGCCGAGCGCATCGTCGATTTCGCGTTCGAGCTGGGCGCCGCGAGTTTCTACTCCGGCCGCACCATGTTCACCGGCAATGCGGTCAAGGCCTGGCGCCATCTTTCGGTGACCGATGATCAATACGCCGAGTACTTCCAGACGCTCGCGGTCAAGCGCCTCGAGTATCGCGGCCGCATGCAGGTGAACTATCACGAGGCGGGCTTGCTCGAGGAGCTTCGTTACCGCCTCGAACACCCGGCAGCGCTGCTCATCGTGTTGCCCAACGGCCTCGTGAAGCTCATCAACGCGCTGCCGTTCATCTGCGGGGACCTGCGCAAGGAATCGCTCGCCGAAGTGTGGGCGAATTTCCGCCGTGCCTGGCACGACCCGCGCGTCGTGAGCTTCGTCGACGAGCTCGCGGTCGATCCGGAGCGCACCCGCACGCTGCACAAGTGGGTGCACGTTTGA
- a CDS encoding PqqD family protein yields MQLAQYVKFREEKFGGVLFETRSEKVFTLTPTAAAIVREIVAGAGAAEIAPRLATKFEAPAETIEKEVQAFLAEMREKGLVQD; encoded by the coding sequence ATGCAGCTTGCGCAATATGTGAAGTTCCGTGAGGAGAAGTTCGGCGGCGTGCTGTTCGAGACGCGCTCCGAGAAAGTGTTCACGCTGACCCCGACGGCCGCGGCCATCGTGCGCGAGATCGTGGCGGGCGCGGGGGCGGCGGAGATCGCGCCGCGGCTCGCGACGAAGTTCGAAGCGCCGGCGGAAACCATCGAAAAAGAGGTGCAGGCGTTCCTCGCGGAGATGCGCGAGAAGGGGCTGGTGCAGGATTGA
- a CDS encoding ammonia-forming cytochrome c nitrite reductase subunit c552, giving the protein MIAKPRSALRMTIAAFMATLLLFPTASIPQEAKKEAGPPYNDDTDDPAVWGKAFPKHYELYKKTVDMQRTKHGGSEAVPHKATQADPRSVVARSKSDEDAGLRAIWAGYAFAADFREERGHAYMLEDQKLTQRQVVVKQPGACINCHASMYVAYKKAGGGDITKGFEKINAMPYAEAAKLVNHPVACIDCHDGKTLALRVSRPAFIEGIRALKATQGVKDYDVNKQASSNEMRAYVCGQCHVEYYFKGDQKRLTYPWAKGIKVEEITAYYDEIGFRDWTHKDTGAPALKAQHPEFEMWSQGPHARAGVTCSDCHMPSISGSFTDHWVRSPVLNIEAACVTCHKKHDDKVTAVDLKARVDQIQDRHWELREKAMTAVVGLINDLKKAKAAGRTEADLKTALYLQRRAQFYLDFAEAENSTGFHAPQEGARILGESMDFARQGQIALRDKNFKPTVPVVDIPPPPAAPAKAAEKSPAKAPEKAPAKKS; this is encoded by the coding sequence ATGATTGCCAAGCCGCGTTCCGCACTTCGCATGACCATCGCTGCCTTCATGGCGACGCTGCTGCTTTTCCCCACCGCGAGCATCCCGCAGGAAGCGAAGAAGGAAGCGGGTCCCCCGTACAACGACGACACCGACGATCCGGCCGTGTGGGGCAAGGCTTTCCCCAAGCACTACGAGCTCTACAAGAAGACCGTCGACATGCAACGCACGAAGCACGGCGGCAGCGAGGCCGTGCCGCACAAGGCGACGCAAGCCGATCCGCGCTCGGTCGTCGCGCGCTCCAAGAGCGACGAAGACGCGGGCCTCCGCGCGATCTGGGCGGGCTACGCCTTCGCCGCGGATTTCCGCGAAGAGCGCGGCCACGCGTACATGCTCGAGGACCAGAAGCTCACGCAGCGCCAGGTGGTCGTGAAGCAACCGGGTGCCTGCATCAATTGCCACGCGTCGATGTATGTCGCCTACAAGAAGGCGGGCGGTGGCGACATCACGAAGGGCTTTGAGAAGATCAACGCGATGCCCTACGCGGAGGCGGCGAAGCTCGTGAACCATCCAGTCGCGTGCATCGACTGCCACGATGGCAAGACGCTCGCGCTGCGCGTCTCGCGCCCCGCGTTCATCGAAGGGATCCGTGCCCTCAAGGCGACGCAGGGCGTGAAGGACTACGACGTCAACAAGCAGGCCTCGTCCAACGAGATGCGGGCCTACGTTTGCGGCCAGTGCCACGTCGAGTACTACTTCAAGGGCGACCAGAAGCGGCTCACGTATCCGTGGGCCAAGGGCATCAAGGTCGAGGAGATCACCGCCTATTACGACGAGATCGGTTTCCGCGACTGGACGCACAAGGACACGGGCGCACCCGCGCTGAAGGCCCAGCACCCGGAATTCGAGATGTGGAGCCAGGGGCCGCATGCGCGCGCAGGTGTGACATGCTCCGACTGCCATATGCCGTCGATCTCGGGAAGCTTCACGGATCACTGGGTGCGCAGTCCCGTGCTCAACATCGAGGCGGCGTGCGTGACCTGCCACAAGAAGCATGACGACAAGGTGACCGCCGTGGACCTCAAGGCCCGCGTCGACCAGATCCAGGACCGTCACTGGGAGCTTCGCGAGAAGGCGATGACGGCCGTGGTCGGCCTGATCAATGATTTGAAGAAGGCGAAGGCGGCAGGACGGACTGAGGCGGACCTCAAGACCGCCCTCTACCTGCAGCGGCGCGCGCAGTTCTACCTCGATTTCGCCGAAGCCGAGAACTCCACGGGGTTCCATGCGCCGCAGGAAGGCGCGAGGATCCTCGGCGAGTCGATGGACTTCGCGCGCCAGGGACAGATCGCGCTGCGCGACAAGAACTTCAAGCCGACGGTGCCGGTCGTCGACATCCCGCCGCCGCCGGCCGCACCTGCGAAAGCGGCTGAAAAGTCACCCGCGAAGGCGCCCGAAAAGGCTCCCGCGAAGAAATCCTGA
- the aat gene encoding leucyl/phenylalanyl-tRNA--protein transferase: MIPWLRGDEPFPPVTKALASPNGLLCAGADLSPERILDAYSHGIFPWFSDGDPILWWSPDPRMVLFPDELKVSRSLRKTIARGTYEVRMDTAFGRVMEECAAPRDGQAGTWIVPEMVAAYTRLHVRGIAHSVESWSGDTLVGGLYGLALDKVFFGESMFSRADDASKVALVALVERLRADGFRLIDCQQATAHLASLGAREISRAEFTRLLQESIQYPPTGSTWS, from the coding sequence GTGATCCCCTGGCTCCGCGGCGACGAACCGTTTCCCCCTGTCACGAAGGCCCTCGCCTCCCCCAACGGGCTGCTCTGCGCCGGGGCGGACCTCTCGCCCGAGCGCATCCTCGACGCCTACAGCCATGGCATTTTTCCCTGGTTCTCGGACGGCGACCCGATCCTGTGGTGGTCACCGGATCCGCGCATGGTCCTGTTTCCCGATGAGCTGAAGGTCTCGCGATCGCTGCGGAAGACGATCGCGCGCGGCACCTACGAGGTGCGGATGGACACCGCCTTCGGGCGCGTCATGGAGGAATGCGCGGCACCCCGCGATGGGCAAGCCGGCACCTGGATCGTCCCGGAAATGGTCGCGGCCTACACGCGCCTGCACGTGCGCGGCATCGCCCACTCGGTCGAGTCGTGGAGCGGCGACACGCTGGTGGGCGGCCTCTACGGCTTGGCGCTCGACAAGGTGTTCTTCGGCGAGTCGATGTTCTCGCGCGCCGACGATGCCTCGAAGGTGGCGCTGGTCGCGCTGGTGGAGCGCCTCCGCGCGGACGGATTCCGGCTGATCGATTGCCAGCAGGCCACCGCGCACCTCGCCTCGCTGGGTGCGCGCGAGATCTCCCGCGCCGAGTTCACGCGCCTGCTGCAGGAGTCGATACAATATCCGCCAACCGGCAGCACCTGGAGCTGA
- a CDS encoding arginyltransferase has protein sequence MAKLNDLPIANLQFYATAPYPCSYLPGRLARSQVATPSYLIDTDTYGALVSAGFRRSGAFTYRPYCDHCHACVPVRVIAAEYEPNRAQRRSFARHSALEPRYGELKFNAEHYALYRLYQGERHRGGGMDHDSREQYAHFLLQSNVATRLIEFREGDQLRMVSIIDELADGLSSVYTFFDPLVPKASYGTYNILWQIEEARRRGLAYVYLGYWIGQSRKMSYKNQFRPIEGLQRGEWKRLA, from the coding sequence ATGGCGAAGCTCAACGACCTCCCGATCGCGAACCTGCAGTTCTACGCGACCGCACCGTATCCGTGCAGCTATCTGCCCGGACGGCTTGCGCGCTCGCAGGTTGCGACGCCGAGCTACCTCATCGACACCGACACCTACGGCGCGCTGGTCTCCGCCGGGTTTCGCCGCAGCGGCGCGTTCACTTACCGCCCCTACTGCGACCACTGCCACGCCTGCGTGCCGGTGCGCGTGATCGCCGCCGAGTACGAGCCCAACCGCGCCCAGCGCCGCTCCTTCGCGCGCCACTCCGCGCTGGAGCCGCGCTACGGCGAGCTGAAATTCAACGCCGAGCACTACGCGCTCTACCGGCTCTACCAGGGCGAGCGTCACCGCGGCGGCGGGATGGACCACGATTCGCGCGAGCAATACGCCCACTTCCTGCTGCAATCGAACGTGGCCACGCGGCTGATCGAGTTCCGCGAGGGCGACCAGCTGCGGATGGTCTCGATCATCGACGAGCTGGCTGATGGCCTCTCTTCGGTCTACACGTTCTTCGATCCGCTCGTGCCCAAGGCGAGCTACGGCACCTACAACATCCTCTGGCAGATCGAGGAGGCGCGCCGCCGCGGCCTGGCCTACGTCTACCTGGGCTACTGGATCGGGCAGAGCCGCAAGATGAGCTACAAGAACCAGTTCCGTCCCATCGAGGGGCTGCAGCGCGGCGAGTGGAAGCGCCTCGCCTAG